In the genome of Gammaproteobacteria bacterium, one region contains:
- the odhB gene encoding 2-oxoglutarate dehydrogenase complex dihydrolipoyllysine-residue succinyltransferase, whose product MRIEVNVPPLPESVADATLGTWHKRPGEPVRRDENLVDLETDKVVLELPAPESGVLAEVKAEGGAVVTPGTVVAVIDTEGAAAVAARPRPAAEKPAAPHSALSPAVRKLVAEHGLEVSALTGTGKDGRITKGDVLRAVAQRTAKAETAAKPQVAPPAPTAASPGRREQRVPMTRLRARIAERLVQAQHNAAMLTTFNEANMQPVLDLRQRYQESFQKKYGIKLGFMSFFIKAAVAALKEFPAVNAAIDGTDIVYHNYFDVGVAVSTERGLVVPIVRDADALSFAGLEKTVLDYAQRAREAKLDMAELSGGTFTITNGGVFGSLLSTPILNPPQSAILGMHKIDQRPVAENGQVVIRPMMYLALSYDHRLIDGREAVSFLVTIKQMIEDPARLLLQV is encoded by the coding sequence ATGCGCATCGAAGTCAACGTCCCGCCCCTGCCCGAGTCTGTGGCCGACGCCACCTTGGGAACGTGGCACAAGCGCCCCGGGGAGCCGGTCCGGCGCGATGAAAACCTGGTTGATCTGGAAACGGACAAAGTGGTGCTGGAGCTGCCCGCGCCGGAAAGCGGCGTACTGGCAGAGGTGAAAGCAGAAGGGGGCGCGGTGGTGACGCCGGGCACCGTGGTGGCGGTCATCGACACCGAGGGTGCGGCGGCGGTTGCCGCCCGGCCCCGGCCGGCGGCGGAAAAGCCCGCCGCGCCTCACAGCGCCCTCAGCCCCGCCGTGCGCAAACTGGTGGCCGAGCACGGGCTGGAGGTCAGCGCCCTCACCGGCACCGGCAAAGACGGGCGCATCACCAAGGGCGATGTGCTGCGGGCTGTTGCGCAGCGCACGGCGAAGGCTGAAACCGCAGCGAAGCCCCAGGTGGCACCGCCGGCTCCCACAGCGGCATCCCCCGGCCGGCGCGAGCAGCGCGTGCCCATGACCCGCCTGCGGGCCCGCATCGCCGAACGCCTGGTGCAGGCGCAGCACAATGCCGCCATGCTCACCACCTTCAACGAGGCGAACATGCAGCCGGTGCTGGACCTGCGCCAGCGCTATCAGGAGAGTTTCCAGAAGAAATACGGCATCAAGCTGGGCTTCATGTCGTTTTTCATCAAAGCCGCCGTGGCGGCGCTCAAGGAGTTTCCGGCAGTCAACGCCGCCATCGACGGCACCGACATCGTCTATCACAACTACTTCGATGTGGGCGTGGCCGTGAGCACCGAGCGCGGCCTGGTGGTGCCCATTGTGCGGGACGCCGACGCCCTGTCCTTCGCCGGTCTGGAAAAAACCGTGCTCGACTACGCCCAGCGCGCCCGCGAAGCCAAGCTCGACATGGCGGAACTCAGCGGCGGCACCTTCACCATCACCAACGGCGGCGTGTTTGGTTCCCTCTTGTCCACCCCCATTTTGAACCCGCCCCAAAGCGCCATTCTCGGCATGCACAAGATCGACCAGCGCCCCGTGGCGGAAAATGGCCAAGTGGTCATCCGGCCCATGATGTACCTGGCCTTGAGCTACGACCACCGCCTCATAGACGGCCGGGAAGCGGTGAGCTTTCTGGTGACCATCAAACAGATGATCGAAGACCCGGCGCGCTTGCTGTTACAGGTCTGA